DNA from Choloepus didactylus isolate mChoDid1 chromosome Y, mChoDid1.pri, whole genome shotgun sequence:
aattttaaatcatacaAAATAGCACATTTGAATCTAGTGagtataaatttttttccttgcaagcatttaaaccaaaaatacaacagtaaataaattcttttaatattatattagGGAAAAATGCATGCATACTTGCTCTCATGTTTATTGATCTTATCTAGAGCTTaatgaaatttctaaaatttgtgtAATACTTTTCATCATTCTTAAAGTCCATTACTGAATAATGTTGGTGTTAGAAAAAATTATTCCTCAAAGACTCAACTTTTTGCATTTACCAGTGTCTAAGAAAATATTAGCTATGAATAAACAACAATTATCTAAAGAATGATCACATTTATAACCTCTCCTTTGTAGAGCCTAATTATTCAGCAAGGCCTCAAGGCCTGTGTGAATTTAAATCGTCTATTGTTGACTACAGCAAACCAATCTAGAATTATATTCAGAATTTACAAAGATATATGTATTATAGGAATATACATATTATAGGTTTAGGTGCATTCTTTTAGAAGTAAAACTCCAAATTTAACTTCAAATTTACTTCATGAGTTCTTTAAAGACCACATTACATGACTTACAGATAATTATACTAATGATTTTCAGGTTTTTAATTGTTTGACACCTGGATGATAAGTGTAGCCACATAATtcttaagtttaaaaaattagcaTAACTAAAAATATAAGTGACTATACAGAATAGGtgagggtttttttaaaaaaattgttaaagaaacagTTTTGTCATTGGTTAGGATCAGTAGGTCAGGCAAGATAGCTTTAAAGATTTAATGATGCTTAAAATTGGTAAAATATGTTATGCAACATAAAAGGCAATTGCAGGCTTTTAATAAAGGTGTGATGATCCTctatatacagaaagttgcaTTTAGATACTTGTGCCTAGGAATGTTATCCATAAAACTGACAGCAATAGGAATGTTGAACAATAATTTGCAATTCTAAACATGCAGGTAAACAAACCATAATATTTGGTTTGAAGTTTTGTgttcaacagaaaacaaaattaaaaaattcacaatataGGTCTCATCAGCCTTGcgtatttttgtattatttatggAATACTATTGGTTTTATTACTATTTTCAGCATACAGatgcagattattttctagttattaAATAGTTGGTGGGGTCCTCATGGAAGTGCTAAATCATCATTCAGTCAGTTATTTGCTGTTGTTCCTTCTCTGCCATTTCTTGTTGGTGAACTATATCCTGTGCAGCTTGCTgcattttctccagtttttctaGAGTCAGAGATTTTAAGGGTAAAAGTTTGAATTTACACAGCACCATTGTGCTTACATCTTCTACAGACAACTGCCCTTGTTTTGGAAGAACTCCCCAGAACATTGACTTCACTTCTGCCATATCTGAATTGTTGGACACAGTGAGTTTGGAGTATTGGATACAGTTCCTGAAAGTTCCCCTGATCTTTTCCCCTCAATGTTAGACATCCAACCTGGTATTACCAAGATGACTGACAGTTCTTCACTCAAGCCTACAGAAGGAACTTCATAACTTGGGTCGAGAATGGGGGCCCCTTGAGGAGGACTGGGGGCGCAGGCTATTCCCACCCTTCTGTCATGACCCCATTGGAAATCCAGGTGCAACTTCTGGGAAGGACAgggatttgttttttctttttttttttagccctaAACTTTTGTCCATGTAGGTAAGCAATCAGATTTCTGTCAAAATAAAGGCCAGGAAACCTGCTCCTCCTCATCCCCCTTCCCGGTAGTCCAGAATATGAACTTGTCTAAAATGGAATGTCTGGTCACCTGTGGTCCCTCTTCGGGCCTGCTTACACATGCATCTCTTCCCAGATGGcctccattgtgtgtgtgtggtttttttttaatttaatagattttattttgaaataaattcaatcttacaggaagagttgcaaaaagaGTACAAACCCCacacatagaactccagcattcaCTGATCcgcccaataccctgatccactaactttaacatgttgtcacactgctttctttctctccctccctccctctctccatatctgtcatccatcatctgttgctctgtcttctgaacatatgagagtgagctgcacacatctttgaacaagcaatataattcacatatacatttcccatgaacaagaacattcttttatgcaatcccgttaagtgcagcaaagaagtacaagagattcaacaatgatacaaagcttacattctgtatttccttttccttacgtctcaactgtgtccctttgagcctcctgtcctccatcctcagatctcatccagggtcatcctcagcattcaattgtcatctatttagactgtctttttttttctcaattgtggaaacatatatacagcctaaatcttcctattccaccccctccctagccttccattagtgggattaatcacatttagaatgttgtaatgctatcgccttcccaccatccgttactagaaatttcccttcacctcaaacagcaaccctacactcatttcttaactccccattgccccttcccccacttctcttaacccatactctacttttcatctctatggtcatgttctctgacactttctttgtgtttaccatggggcttaaaattaaacttttaaatccataacaatcttgtttttctttgatacaaacttaacttcaataggacacataaactatgttcctttactccctcattcccccacctttatgtagttcttgtcaaaaattacatattttacattgagtccaaaaccactgatgaatcattacagtttatgtattttagatcctgtaggaagtaaatagtagagttacaaataaaaatacagtagtattggtatttatatttaccatgtgatctttagtggaaatctttgtttcttcatgtggtttcagtcagttgtttagtgtcctttcctttcagggacattcaattccctttagcatttcttataggactgatctactggtgatgaagtccctcagcttttttctctttcagtagggctccctttagtaggggaggtcttttattagcaaaatctctcagcatttgtttgtgaaaaaatttaggctctccctcaaatttgaaggagagttttgctggataaagtagtcttggttggaaatttttctctctcagaattttaaatatgtcatgccactgccttctcacctccatggtggccgctgagcagtcactacttagtcttatgttgttttctttgtatgtggtgaattgcttttctcttgctgctttcagaacttgatccttctcttccatatttgagagtctgatcagaatatgtctcggagtgggtttatttggatttattctatttggagtttgctgggcatttatgctttgtgtatttatattgtgtagaaggttggggaagttttcccctacaatttctttgaatactctttctagagctttacctttctcttccccttctgggacaccaatgagtcttaaatttagacgttttattttatctatcatatccctgagatccattttgattttttttgattttttccccattctttcttttgttctttcattttctgttctgtggtcctcgaggatgctgagttgttgttcagcttcctctaatcttgtattatgagtatccagagtctttttaatttggcctacagtttctttaatttccataagatcttctattttttatttactcttgtaatttcttctttatgctcttctagggtcttctttatgtcttttatattctgtgccatgctcttcttcatgtcctttatgtcctgtgccatgctctcgttgtttgactttaggtctttgattaattgcgccaagtactgtgtctcttctgatcttttgatttgggtgtttgggtttgggttctccatattatctggttttatcataagctttaagattttctgttgtttttggcctctcggcatttgctttacttgatccctaatttgacagaactgcagcttggtggcatacctttctctaactaaccagcagatggcatccatgagtcacctattcccctcaagtcagttctccccaactttgtctttgtggtgtgtgggggtctggttctcgtggggtccaattggtgcaccaagtttgggtgtgttgctggtgctgtccgccctgaatatggggcgtgtgtctgggtggttaggcaggcagggcagctttaataatcaaacctcccaggtgttcccagagatttaaggctgttgcaggagcctaagtcttcatttcagtctttccactgattgcctctgccactgacccacaagtccttggtattcgcgtagggtccctgggatttccgagcggttcccccttcccagctgtgctcttccaggacctctgctgagggagggctgcaccaCATCACTAGTGCATGccggcctgccagggaagccctgggtcgctgggccatgcaggggcgctcccagcctgcttcaaagatgttTGAATGggaagcattaacttcccccttttagcacaactccaccctcccagctccaggacaatcagccatgggtgtattaaaggccactgtccatggccaatattgtggtttgtgtgtagtgctgcaggaaagattccccatcacactgggtttcttggtgcagctgtgggtctggccccgggcaggagcatcctCCGCCCGCTGGgcagatggctgcaaggaatgcggggtgttttcctccttttggctcccctctgctcctctggtctcgagacaatcagcagcgggtgtgagaaggggtatcctccacaccagacaccgaggcattagcccagcccactcccgccgtgcttcactgcgcggctctccccgtcatatctgcagccactcctgggccttttttttttttatagaactagtctgtctccaaatgccagcccaccatttccccacaccacagcatggccgtgggactttcagccacctcactcacttgtttcagagtgcaggctcctggtttcaccaaatgcacattccctgtggatttagcagaccttgtccggctggtgtatcactggcagtggtgttctgggtcactttctggtttttatctagtatttttcatggaggtgtttttttgccctgtctcacctagccaccatcttaggttctcccctccattgtgtttttcatctcttccatcaagcctttcattcccatcagtgctgccatttgttttctcatgcttatgaattcttctttatggtcacccagtgtcttctttatatccttcatctcttttcccacatgttcctttagctcattgatttgatttaggagatttttttgaacatctttcgttgtttcaactcctgtatctcatttgaagtgtaagttttttcctttgactgggccatatcttcatttttcctagtgtgactcataattttttgttgtctaggattctggtttccttgattactccaatcagattttcccagaccagatgggcccaggtctcaggagtaggggtgtaatcagtatcaagtttccctgaggatgagacccagcaggttgtcagacttttcctgtgaagcctctagacactgtgctttttttgtcctgcccagcaggtggtgtaaAGAGTTGccatgcctttaattctcagcagaccctgtcctatCCAGGGGTGAAGAGTatcaggggccaagggtgtcagaagccaagcttaaattgtttctggtCCCCTCCTCTGAGGCCCTGTGGTCTAAATTCTCTGAGGAAGGACAGCCACTTCCACTGGTCCCTGCCCCCCCCCATGTCTTAGGGACAATATGACCTCTTtcacttgactttttcctttgtctctctaactattaactccacccttgcctgggtcagctctaacaattgaaaatgcccaaggctttctctaatgagctacttagactgagaggaaaaaaacaaaaaagaaagaaattcccttttcagagccagtccccagcccctgagTTTCACTGGTCCACTAGAGTTgatacccagttctatgtgccccttttcttgggtcacagccagtattctgatctcagccatttccaaaaacctctgttcttatttttttttttttttgtcagccccgcctcctctctgctgggaaagACCTcaaggttcctttcctgcttgctctgggtttatctgtgcttgtagcctGTATTGAGtcatccaaatttgttaattaaaactgcaattggagcttggttgagttactttcccttgcacCTGGTAGACTGTTCcattttcccacagggaagtgttccaactgaGCCTGCCGTGCCGGTCAGGGAGGGGTACCAGCTCTACAGTTTTGGGAAACTTTATTTACAGCTTTATGCTATAATCTCAAtcatttcacccattccagactggtgtacaatgtgtatcTAGTcacaaatgtccctcaacagttgttccaggctatttactagttgttcctggatatttactagttcttctagaggactaactaaattccacacctccctatgctgccatcttgccccaactTCCTAcccgatatcttgattttggacttctggccttgaatccatgagccaacaaattcctgttgttaagacaGATCACATTGTGTTGTATATGTtgtagcagcctggcaaactaagatagctGGGTGTGGCTGGGtgtgtctctctagctaagccaacttgaaaggtgaaatcactgtcctcccc
Protein-coding regions in this window:
- the LOC119524084 gene encoding BBSome-interacting protein 1-like, which produces MAEVKSMFWGVLPKQGQLSVEDVSTMVLCKFKLLPLKSLTLEKLEKMQQAAQDIVHQQEMAEKEQQQITD